The Comamonas piscis region ACGGTCCTGGTTGGCGCCGGTGTAGGCGCCTTTGCGGGCGCCAAAAAACTCGGCTTCCAGCAAATTTTCCGGAATGGCGCCGCAGTTGACGGCCACCATCGGGCCCGTGGCGCGCTGGCTGTTGCGGTGCAAGGACTGGGCGACCAGCTCCTTGCCGGTGCCCGATTCGCCGCGCACCAGGATGGGCGCCATGCTGCCAGCCACCTTGGCGATGCGCTCGCGCACCTGCTGCATCACCAGCGAGGGGCCAATCAGTTCACGCTGGGCAGGGGGGCCGGGCTGCGAAGGCTTGCCTGGCAGCGCTGTAGGCTGAAAAGCAGCCGGAGAGGCGGCTTGCAAAGGCGCGGGCTGCAGCCCCTGGCTGGCCGAGGCCACCACCTGGCGGAACTGCTTGAGGTCCACCGGCTTGGTCAGGTAGTCAAAGGCGCCTTCGCGCAAGGCTGCGACGGCGTTGTCGGCCGAGCCATACGCGGTCATGACGATGGCGCGCTCGGACCGGCCCTGGCTGCGCAGGTCCTGCAGCAGCTCCATGCCCAGGCCGTCGGGCAGGCGCATGTCGGTGATCAGGATCTCGAAGCGGCGCTGCTGCAGCTGGGCGCGGGCTTCCAGCACCGAGCCGGCCGTGTAGACCCGGTAGCCTTCGCGCAGCAAGGTCAGCTCATAGAGGGTTCTGAGGTCGGGCTCATCGTCCACGACCAGAACAGTGGTGTTTTCAAAACTCATGCCTGGTGGATCAAATCTGTCTGCTGGGGATACGCGGGGCTGGCGGCCCGGCGAAACTGCACGATGAAGGCATTGCCCTGCGCCAGCGCGGGCAGCGCGGCGCTCTGCCTTTCGTAGCGGATCATAGCGCCATGGCGGGTGCAGAGCTCACGGCAGATGTACAGGCCCAGGCCGCTGGAGCGGCTCTCGGAGGAGAAGAAGGGCTCAAACAAATGCTTTTCGATGGTGGGCTCGATCGGTGCGCCGTCGCTCCAGACTTCCAAGGTGGTCGTGCCGGTCAGGCTGCTGTGGGTGCTCACGCGCAAGGAGTCGGCGCAGTCGCGGCGGTAGCGCTGGCCGTTGTTGAGCAGGTTGTAGAGCAACTGGCGCAGGTGGCCGGTATCAAAGGCCACCAGGCTGTCTTCAGCTTTCAGCGACAGCGCCACGGTGTGCGCTGCAGGCGCCATCGACATCCAGTCGTGGCAGATCTGCAGCACCGTGTCATTGAGCGCAATGGAATCGCCTTCGCCGGGCTGGATCTGGTTGTGCACGCGGGCAATGTCCAGGATGTCTTCGGCAATGCGGCCCAGGCGCTGGGCATTTTGCTCGACCATGTAGGTCAGGCGCTTTTGGCCCGGGTCGGTCAGCTCTTCATCCAGCAGCGCATTGGCCTGGGTGATGGCCGTCAGCGGGTTGCGGATCTCGTGGGCAACGGCGGCTGACATGCGGCCCATGGCCGCCATTTTCTCGGTGCGCAGCCGCGCTTCGATCTCGCGCAGGTCATGCAGAAACACCAGGCACAGCGGGTCATTGTCATGGCTGCCGATGGAGCCGAAGGTGGGCAGCGGATGGGTCAGCCAGGTACGCACATGCAGGCCGATCGGCGCCATCTGCGGTGCGGTCAGAGCCAGGTCCTGCGAAAAGGGTTTTTGCTGGGCAAAGGTTTGGCTAACCTGCTCGACCACTGCGCGCCAAGCTGGCAACTGCGCCAGTTCCAGCGGCAAATGGGGATGGCCCAGCAAGGCCATGGCGGCTGGGTTGGCAATGCGCACCTGCAAGGCCTGGTCGGCCACCAGCACGCCATCGGGCAGGTTCTGCAAGATCAGCGCATTGATCTGCTCTTGCTGGTTGGCAGCGGCCGCATTGCGCAAGCCGTGCAAGGTCTCGCGCTCCACGCGCGAGGCGAGCAGGCGTACCAGAATGCCCACCAGAAAATAGGCTGCGCCGGCCAGCCCGGCCTGGACGGTGTTCTGCGTGGCATCGGCCTCCAGCACCGAGAAACGAAAGCTCAGCGACTCGACAATCAGAAAAATCGTGATGTAGGCGCAACTGCCCAAGGTCACCAGCCAGCCGCCCAGGGTGCCGGCAAACAGCACTGCCAGCCCGAACATCGGCGTCAAGGTGTAGGTGCCCGTCTTGGTGACTTCCAGCAGCGAGATCAGCAGCAGATCCATGCCCACGGTGGGCAGCCAGGCGTAGACGCGGCGCTGCAGCGGTGGCTTGTGGCTGAGCGCGGCATACAGCAT contains the following coding sequences:
- a CDS encoding sensor histidine kinase; this translates as MAALELMETPFKRLWRGYLVARVFVALLLALAAMAITPAASGQLLSQLALLGVYGISAMLYAALSHKPPLQRRVYAWLPTVGMDLLLISLLEVTKTGTYTLTPMFGLAVLFAGTLGGWLVTLGSCAYITIFLIVESLSFRFSVLEADATQNTVQAGLAGAAYFLVGILVRLLASRVERETLHGLRNAAAANQQEQINALILQNLPDGVLVADQALQVRIANPAAMALLGHPHLPLELAQLPAWRAVVEQVSQTFAQQKPFSQDLALTAPQMAPIGLHVRTWLTHPLPTFGSIGSHDNDPLCLVFLHDLREIEARLRTEKMAAMGRMSAAVAHEIRNPLTAITQANALLDEELTDPGQKRLTYMVEQNAQRLGRIAEDILDIARVHNQIQPGEGDSIALNDTVLQICHDWMSMAPAAHTVALSLKAEDSLVAFDTGHLRQLLYNLLNNGQRYRRDCADSLRVSTHSSLTGTTTLEVWSDGAPIEPTIEKHLFEPFFSSESRSSGLGLYICRELCTRHGAMIRYERQSAALPALAQGNAFIVQFRRAASPAYPQQTDLIHQA